From a single Alloactinosynnema sp. L-07 genomic region:
- a CDS encoding ATP-binding protein, translating into MTGGRHLGTVSGRSPGGVLVESIYVDFFYVDGGKVAGFVGRVAELAALRKRLDRVEATKSAVAVAIRGRRQVGKSRLVQEFCDRANRRYMFFSATKGASQVEAVTMFLDEIKAYAPDSSLVPDKAPGGWPDAFRILASVLPDEPSVVVMDELPWISEQDDLFDGALQTAWDRLLSSRPVLLLLLGSDIHMMERLTSYDRPFYGRADNFVLGPLSPAETGQALGLRAADAIDAHLITGGLPGIIRSWPHGMAPMSFLEDECADPAAPVFGIPESALMAEFASPDQARRVLEAVGGGERTHANIAAAAGGRQGAVPSGSLSPMLNRLVHEKRVLAVDQPLSERPGKPALYRVDDSNLRLYLAIGRAAQEQARRGRPDAGVRLLRQRWNSWRGKAVEPLIRRAFELLATAEDFPWSDVNVVGGWWNRQFDPEVDLVGADRAPVADRIAFAGSIKWLGTAFDHHDLAQLHRSAAQVPGFSPGEAGLVVASLSGVSDGLAESVDLVVGPEEILSAWPVA; encoded by the coding sequence GTGACCGGGGGTCGTCACCTGGGGACCGTTTCGGGGCGGTCCCCAGGTGGCGTTTTGGTAGAGTCAATCTATGTAGATTTCTTCTACGTAGATGGAGGCAAGGTGGCGGGTTTCGTCGGGCGGGTCGCCGAACTCGCCGCGCTGCGCAAGCGACTCGATCGGGTCGAGGCCACGAAGAGCGCCGTCGCGGTCGCGATCCGCGGCCGCCGTCAGGTCGGCAAGTCCCGCTTGGTTCAAGAGTTCTGCGACCGTGCGAATCGTCGCTACATGTTCTTCTCGGCCACCAAAGGCGCGTCACAGGTCGAGGCAGTGACGATGTTCCTTGACGAGATCAAGGCGTATGCGCCTGATTCGAGCCTCGTCCCCGACAAGGCGCCGGGGGGGTGGCCGGATGCTTTCCGCATCCTGGCCTCCGTGTTGCCCGATGAGCCGTCGGTAGTGGTGATGGACGAACTGCCCTGGATCTCGGAGCAGGACGACCTCTTCGACGGTGCACTCCAGACGGCGTGGGATCGACTGCTGTCGAGTCGGCCGGTCCTCTTGCTGCTCCTCGGCAGCGACATTCACATGATGGAACGGCTCACGTCGTACGATCGCCCGTTCTACGGCCGTGCGGACAACTTCGTGCTTGGCCCGCTGAGCCCCGCTGAAACCGGGCAGGCGTTGGGATTGCGCGCGGCGGACGCCATCGATGCCCATCTGATCACCGGCGGACTCCCCGGAATCATCAGGAGTTGGCCGCATGGCATGGCACCGATGTCGTTCCTCGAGGACGAGTGCGCCGATCCGGCGGCGCCGGTGTTCGGTATCCCGGAGTCGGCGTTGATGGCGGAATTCGCGTCGCCGGACCAGGCTCGCCGCGTCCTTGAAGCGGTTGGGGGCGGCGAGCGGACCCACGCCAACATCGCCGCCGCGGCAGGCGGGCGGCAGGGTGCGGTTCCCTCAGGGTCGCTCTCGCCCATGCTCAACCGACTCGTTCACGAGAAGCGAGTGCTGGCCGTCGACCAGCCACTGTCCGAGCGCCCCGGCAAGCCCGCGCTGTATCGCGTCGATGACAGCAATTTGCGGCTGTATCTGGCCATCGGCAGAGCGGCCCAGGAACAAGCGCGGCGGGGGCGCCCGGACGCGGGAGTCCGGTTGCTTCGGCAGCGTTGGAACAGTTGGCGTGGCAAAGCCGTCGAGCCCCTGATTCGCCGGGCGTTCGAGCTTCTCGCGACGGCGGAGGACTTCCCCTGGTCGGACGTCAACGTCGTCGGCGGCTGGTGGAACCGCCAGTTCGATCCCGAAGTCGATCTCGTCGGCGCGGACCGCGCGCCGGTGGCGGATCGGATCGCGTTCGCGGGCTCGATCAAGTGGCTCGGGACCGCGTTCGATCACCACGACCTCGCCCAACTCCACCGGTCGGCGGCTCAGGTGCCCGGGTTCAGTCCTGGCGAGGCCGGTCTGGTGGTGGCCTCGCTGTCCGGGGTGTCCGACGGCCTGGCCGAGTCGGTCGATCTCGTGGTTGGTCCCGAGGAGATCTTGTCCGCGTGGCCGGTCGCGTGA
- a CDS encoding zinc metalloprotease codes for MSNPRLRSAMVATALALGGLTLFSGTGGASAAPAQLTASPEICDSPLSADRVKPGSAAGSERNEVTQFEAARMNKDLQAKVAALGANGALAAGGNIPVVFHVVTGTGGVGNISDATVAAQIKVLNDGFAGVEAPGVAANTGFTFTLQQTKRWSNNTWFTKTDRSNVEKQMKTATRVGGASTLNVWSVDIGGLGFATFPTWYASSPSLDGVVIDYASVPGGSATNFDLGKTLTHEVGHWMGLWHTFQGGCTSTNDEVADTPAQSSSTSGCPEGRDSCTLPGTDPIHNYMDYSYDDCYNQFTAGQDTRMQNAWTAYRAGK; via the coding sequence ATGTCGAACCCGCGTCTGCGGTCGGCCATGGTCGCCACCGCCCTCGCACTCGGTGGTCTCACACTCTTCAGCGGCACGGGCGGCGCGTCCGCCGCGCCCGCTCAGCTGACCGCCAGCCCCGAGATCTGCGACAGCCCGCTGTCGGCCGATCGCGTGAAGCCGGGGTCCGCCGCCGGTTCCGAGCGCAACGAGGTCACCCAGTTCGAGGCCGCTCGGATGAACAAGGACCTCCAGGCCAAGGTCGCCGCGCTGGGCGCCAACGGCGCGCTGGCCGCTGGCGGGAACATCCCGGTCGTCTTCCACGTGGTCACCGGCACCGGCGGCGTCGGCAACATCTCCGACGCCACGGTCGCCGCGCAGATCAAGGTCCTCAACGACGGCTTCGCGGGCGTCGAGGCGCCGGGGGTGGCCGCCAACACCGGCTTCACCTTCACCCTGCAGCAGACCAAGCGCTGGTCGAACAACACCTGGTTCACCAAGACCGACCGGTCGAACGTCGAGAAGCAGATGAAGACCGCGACCCGCGTGGGCGGCGCGAGCACCCTGAACGTGTGGTCGGTCGACATCGGCGGCCTCGGCTTCGCGACCTTCCCGACGTGGTACGCCAGCAGCCCCAGCCTCGACGGCGTCGTCATCGACTACGCCAGCGTGCCCGGCGGCAGCGCGACCAACTTCGACCTCGGCAAGACCCTGACCCACGAGGTCGGCCACTGGATGGGCCTCTGGCACACCTTCCAGGGCGGCTGCACCTCGACCAACGACGAGGTCGCCGACACTCCGGCCCAGTCCAGCTCCACCTCGGGCTGCCCGGAGGGCCGCGACTCCTGCACCCTGCCCGGCACCGACCCGATCCACAACTACATGGACTACTCCTACGACGATTGCTACAACCAGTTCACCGCGGGCCAGGACACCCGTATGCAGAACGCCTGGACCGCCTACCGCGCCGGTAAGTAG
- a CDS encoding ABC transporter permease, which produces MTGWLNDLRIGVRLAVGGGRTSIARLALSAAGIGIATAVLLLAASVEPMIQAREDRSAAGQPDTTAVDGVAPLRLAGWVTAFQDKTISVESLYPTGPTSPVPPGLPRMPADGEIYLSPALADLMAADGSTLLRERFPQRVVGTIDPMAVTAPDSLTAYLGSGPITAPQVIDVYSFGVPRQGSPMDPGLLLLVLLGSVALLVPVFIFITSSTRIAGAERDRKLSALRLVGGDSRQVRRIAAAESLVSAVIGLVLGVGVFLVSREAAAGVRIMDITVYPSDITPTWWLAVLVGLSIPVLAVLTAQFALRRTIIEPLSVVRFSKPVRRRMAWRLAVVGFGVALLLYAAELSANDHLWSAVIATGTTLLLVGVPLLLPWVVERTVSGLRGGPSSWQLAIRRLQLDSGTSARVVSGVAVVLAAAIALQGVLLSMGDRFEATPDSAISITGSVLVSGTSEGIATTEKELSALLPGAKVEKFRDVAIEFDGDGSISGIRVADCAVIERRLNVTGCADGQLFSPSDDVTGATDGLTPGRKVNLVETRHTIERYGQWTVPATRRRIPPQAEPEDLKRVNPEFLMGPIVAEGASAPASPPVGAYAGLYIPTADDDAVERVRTAVARTGWNTYVAQDWSSFSSPQEEMFTTIRRALLGGSLFTLLLAGISLLVLALEHIRERRRPLAILAASGVPTGALARSLFWQIAVPIGLGVVLALAVGLSLGGLIMRLSSSTPYQVDWAGVGVMTAAAVVLGLLVSVLTLPFLRGATRLSSMRTE; this is translated from the coding sequence GGACACGACGGCGGTTGACGGGGTCGCGCCCCTGCGGCTGGCGGGATGGGTGACCGCCTTCCAGGACAAGACGATCTCCGTCGAGTCGCTGTATCCGACCGGTCCGACCTCGCCCGTCCCACCGGGCCTGCCCAGGATGCCCGCGGACGGCGAGATCTACCTGTCGCCCGCGCTGGCCGACCTGATGGCCGCGGACGGCAGCACGCTGCTGCGCGAGCGGTTCCCCCAGCGGGTGGTCGGGACCATCGACCCGATGGCGGTCACCGCCCCGGACTCGCTGACCGCCTATCTGGGATCGGGCCCGATCACGGCGCCCCAGGTCATCGACGTGTACTCGTTCGGCGTCCCGCGCCAAGGCTCGCCGATGGACCCGGGCCTGCTGCTGCTGGTGCTGCTCGGGTCGGTCGCGCTGCTCGTGCCGGTGTTCATCTTCATCACGTCGAGCACCCGGATCGCGGGCGCCGAACGCGACCGGAAGCTGTCCGCGCTCCGGCTTGTCGGCGGGGACAGCAGGCAGGTCCGGCGCATCGCGGCGGCCGAGAGCCTGGTCAGCGCCGTCATCGGGTTGGTGCTCGGGGTCGGGGTGTTCCTGGTCAGCCGCGAGGCCGCGGCGGGCGTGCGGATCATGGATATCACCGTGTACCCGAGCGACATCACGCCGACGTGGTGGCTCGCGGTGCTGGTCGGGCTGTCGATCCCGGTCCTGGCCGTGCTCACCGCCCAGTTCGCCTTGCGCCGCACCATCATCGAGCCGCTGAGCGTGGTCCGGTTCAGCAAACCGGTCCGACGCCGCATGGCGTGGCGGCTCGCGGTGGTCGGGTTCGGTGTCGCGCTGCTGCTGTACGCGGCCGAGCTCAGCGCGAACGACCACCTGTGGTCGGCCGTCATCGCGACCGGCACGACCCTGCTGCTCGTGGGCGTTCCGCTGCTGCTGCCCTGGGTGGTCGAGCGGACGGTGTCCGGGCTGCGTGGCGGACCGTCGTCGTGGCAGCTCGCGATCCGCAGGCTGCAACTCGACAGCGGGACCTCGGCGCGGGTGGTCAGCGGCGTCGCGGTCGTGCTCGCGGCCGCGATCGCGCTGCAGGGCGTGCTGCTGTCGATGGGGGATCGGTTCGAGGCGACCCCCGACTCGGCCATTTCGATCACCGGGTCGGTCCTGGTGTCGGGGACGAGCGAAGGCATCGCCACGACCGAGAAGGAACTTTCCGCGCTGCTGCCGGGTGCCAAGGTCGAGAAGTTCCGCGACGTGGCCATCGAGTTCGACGGGGACGGCTCCATCAGCGGCATCCGAGTCGCGGACTGCGCGGTCATCGAACGGCGTCTAAACGTCACCGGCTGCGCCGACGGCCAGCTGTTCTCGCCGAGCGATGACGTGACCGGCGCCACCGACGGGCTAACACCCGGGCGCAAGGTGAATCTGGTCGAAACGCGCCACACCATCGAGCGGTACGGGCAGTGGACCGTGCCCGCGACTCGCCGACGGATCCCGCCGCAGGCGGAACCCGAGGATCTGAAGCGGGTGAATCCCGAATTCCTGATGGGTCCGATCGTCGCCGAGGGTGCGTCGGCCCCGGCGTCCCCGCCGGTCGGCGCCTACGCCGGGCTGTACATCCCCACGGCCGACGACGATGCCGTGGAACGGGTCCGCACCGCGGTGGCGCGGACGGGCTGGAACACCTACGTCGCCCAGGACTGGTCCAGCTTCTCCAGCCCGCAGGAAGAGATGTTCACGACCATCCGCCGCGCCCTACTCGGCGGGTCGCTGTTCACTCTGCTGCTGGCCGGGATCAGCCTCCTGGTGCTGGCCCTGGAACACATCCGCGAACGCCGCCGCCCACTGGCGATCCTGGCCGCGAGCGGGGTGCCGACCGGGGCGCTGGCCCGGTCGCTGTTCTGGCAGATCGCGGTGCCGATCGGCTTGGGCGTGGTGCTCGCGCTGGCGGTGGGCCTGTCGCTCGGCGGCTTGATCATGCGCCTGTCGTCGTCGACGCCATATCAGGTCGACTGGGCGGGCGTCGGGGTGATGACCGCGGCGGCGGTCGTCCTCGGGCTACTCGTCTCGGTGCTGACCCTGCCCTTCCTGCGTGGTGCGACCCGATTGAGTTCGATGCGCACCGAGTGA